In Desulfofustis limnaeus, the genomic stretch CTGTCGATACCGTTGTAATTCCAACTGTTGAGAAGAAAGTAGAGGCAGCAAAGAATCAGTACCAGGAAGATGAAGCCCAATTCCGTCCAACTGGCTCGGGCGGTGTCCCCGAAAGTCCAGAAGACCATGGCGGCCAACTGCACGTCATCGGCAAAGAACTGCAGAAACATGGTTCCGGCGGTGAATAGTGAGCCGAGCGCGACGCCGCTGAGTACCATGATTTCCGGCGTGGTGCCGCGCAGCCTGGTGATGGCGATGATCAAGGCTGCCGCCAGCAGGCTGGAGCAAAAAGCCGACCCGGTGGTCAGCAAAGGGTCGGTGACCGTGACGGCTCCGACGCTGCCGGAGGTCATGGTGCCGCCGCCCAACAGCATGACCGCCAGGGCGGCACCGAACGCGGCAGCATGCGAGATACCCAGGGTGAACGGCGAGCCGAGCGGGTTGCGCAGGATCGATTGCATGACCGCGCCGGCAACGGCCAGCCCGGCCCCGGCCGCACAGGCGGCAAGGGCTTGGGGCAACCGGATCTGCCAGACGATGGCGTTCAACTGGCCGTCGGTCTGCAGGCCGAGCAGGGCGCTGGCCACCGCTGTCAGCGGGATACGCGCTGCCCCGAGAGATACTGCGGCGACCAGTGAGCAAGCCAGCAGCACGGTCAGCAGGACGATAAAGCTGACCTTGCGGCCGATATAGGCGCGGTAATCGGTTGGCAGAGAACCGTGATCGAGATGCATGACAATCAGTTATCGGTCAACGGCACCGGACGATAGGCGAGATTGCCGAAGAGCCGGTCCATCTCGGCAAAGACCGACTTGCCGACCAGGAAATGGTAGATCTCGTCGGCCTTCTGCCTGGGGTCGATATCGGCAAAGCCTTCGGGATGGAGCAGGGTGCCGATGAAATAGCTGTTGGCCAGCAGCGAGCCGTAGTTGGTGGTGTACCAGTTATAGGGCAACACCCCGTAGACCGTGCCGTGACGAACTGCCGTCAAGGTGCGATAGGCGGGATCGTTTTTCAATTCAAACAGGCCGCCGGCCTGGTCGCCCATCTGCAGTGTGGAGAGATCGAGAAAGAGGATATCCGGATCCCAGGCGATGATCTGTTCCTTGGCGACCGTGCTGTGGGCCGGCAGATGTGCCTCTTGGTCATCGCCGGCGGCACGGTTGTAAGCGTTAACGAAACGAAAGGGTGGGTAGGAGGGCTCGGTGGAGACGAAGCCGTGGGGTCCGCGATAGGCGACCCCGCCCAGGTAAACCGAGGGCCGTTGCTCGGAACCACCAATCAAGGAGCGTTGCTGCAGGTCGGTAATGGCCGTTTCGAAAAAGGTGATTACCGCCTCGGCCCGTTCCTGCCGCTGCAGGACGGTGCCGATCAAGCGAAGCGAGTCGTAGAACAGCTGCCGTTTGGCCACCAGGTCGCCGTAGTCGAGCACGACCACCGGGATACCGGTCTTGGCCTGAAGTTCCACCGGGTCGTGACCGGCGGTAGAGGCGGTCTTGAAAATCACCTGAGGCTGCGGCGACAAGCTCAGGATCAGTTCCGGATTGTCGTGCCCGCGGAATTGTCCGAAAACGGGCAGCGCTTTCAATTCCGGATGGGCCAGGGCATATGGTCTGGCATCGAAGGTGCGGCGCTTGGTCTCAATGTCGTCAACGGCTACTACCACGTCGATCGCCTGAAGAAAAGCGAGCAGCCGCAGACACCCGGAGCCGGAACCGATGACCCGCTCGACATGATCCGGAACTTCCACAACCCTTCCCATGGCGTCGGTTACCATGCGGGCCTGAAGCAGGGATGGCAGCAGAAGGAGACAGAGCACGAGGTGGGGAAGGAGTCGTGTCAGCATGGTGAAGAGACGGGCTTTAGTGTGAAAAAAGTAAAAAAAATATTACGCGTGTCTGTTCTTAACATGGGACGAAGCCTCGGTCAAGGGCAAATCATACAATTTTAAAAGCAGTAATACTGACTTTGGATGCCTCCCCGGGGAAAGGTGTTATCGGCCTGCTCGATCTGTTTGCGATGAGCCATCGGAACCATCTATTGGCGTCTCGCGACGACTTGTGCTACAAAATGAGCCGATGTGATACAAGCCTTGAGAGAAACGCCATGACGCCAAAAGACACACGACTGACCACCACCGTCAAAGGGGCCGGCTGAGCATCGAAACTGGCTCCGGGGGACCTGGACCGGGTTTTGTGTGGGCTCGATATCCCCACCGATGAGCGGGTGTTGATCGGTATCGGGACCGCTGATGATGCGGGGGTTTACCTGATTTCCGAGGATCTGGCCCTGATCCAGACCGTCGATTTCTTCACCCCGATCGTCGACGATCCCTTTTCGTTCGGCCGTATCGCCGCCGCCAATGCCCTTTCCGACGTCTACGCCATGGGCGGACAGCCGAAAACGGCCATGAATATCGTTGCCTTTCCGGTGCAGAAACTGGCTATCGAGCTATTGCGGGACGTGCTTGCCGGCGGTATGGCGACTCTGCGGGAAGCGGGGGTGGCGCTGATCGGCGGGCACAGTATCGAGGATGACGAGTTCAAGTACGGACTCTCGGTTTCCGGCTTTGTCCATCCCCAGCGGATCCTCGCCAACCAGGGATTGCGTCAGGGTGACCTGCTGATCCTGACCAAACCGCTCGGTACCGGTATCATCAATACCGCTATCAAGGGCGGTCTGGCCTCGGAACAGACGATTCGTCAGGTGACCGAACAGATGGTCCGGCTCAACGCCGATGCGGCCGCCGTCATGGCCGATTTTCCGATCTCGGCCTGCACCGACGTCACCGGCTTCGGTCTGCTCGGGCACCTTGCCGAGATGATCAGCGGTACCACCACCGCTGTGCGGATCGACAGCGATCGAGTGCCGTTGCTGGCCGAGGCCGTGGAGTTTGCCCGGATCGGGTTCGTGCCGGCCGGCGCTTATCGAAATAAAGCGTTTCGTCAGCCGCTGTTGAACGTGTCGCCGACGATCGATCCGATCCTGCTCGATGTGCTCTTTGACCCGCAGACCTCCGGCGGTCTGCTGCTGGGCTGTCCGGAAGCACAGGCCGAGGCCTTGCTGGCCCGGCTGCAGGCAGCGGGGGTAGACCGGGCGGCGATCATCGGTGGGGTTGTTGCCGGTGACAAAGACCAGATCATCATTAGCTGACAGGAACAACTTCATGCACAAGACACTCGATGCTCGACAACTGGCCTGCCCCGGTCCGGTGCTTCAGGTCAAGGAGGCGCTGGAGGCGGGACCGGTGAAGACGATGGAGGTGGTGGTCGACAACGAAGCGGCGCGAGAGAATGTGTCGCGCTTTTTACAATCCCGGGGGTTTACCGTCGAGGCATCGATGCGGGGGGAGGACCTCATTGTGGCGGCCCACCGTGCGGAGGCGGCGCGGCAAGACATCCCGTTGGACGCCGGAGAGCGCGGGTCCTCCCCAGTCTCGTCCGCCGCCAGAAAGATCATGGTGGTTGTCGCGGCGGATGCCATGGGGCGCGGCGATCATGCGCTTGGCACCAAACTGTTGATCAATTATGTGAAGACCCTCAAAGAGATGGGACCGGACCTGTGGCGGCTGGTCTTCATCAACGGTGGCGTCACCTTGACCGTTACCGGTTCACCGGTCCTCGACGAACTGCGTGCCTATGAGCGCAGCGGGGTGGTTATCCTGGCGTGCGGCACCTGTCTCGAGCATTTCGGTCTGACCGCAGATAAACAGGTGGGACAGACCACCAATATGCTCGATATCGTCACGGCAATGCAGCTTGCCGATTCGGTGATCACCATCGGTTAGCCGTCGCTCCGCTACCTTTCCCCTCTTCTGGCCAAGCGGTGCAGGATCGCACCTCGGTCAGCGTTCTCTGAGTTGGTCTTGCCGGCATTTCCAGCCGCTCCACCTCCCTTCTCTTTCCTGACAGAAGCGTTATGGTACAATGAACCGTACCGACGCCAATAACCGCGAACAGCAACCAGAGCAGGTGAGGAGGATAGCCGCCATGGCCGAAAAAGACCACTCGGCAGAAAAAGAGAAACCACCGTATGCCCGTCCCGTGGATAAGGTCCTGCAGCACTTAGAGAGCAGTGAGGAAGGTCTGAGTACGTCTGCTGTGACGCAAAAAGCTGCGGCTGCCGGGCCCAACCGGTTGCCGGAACCGCCCCCGGAGTCGATGCTCAAACGGTTCCTCAGGCAGTTTCACGACCTGCTGATCTATGTGTTGCTCGCCTCGGCCGGTATCACAGCGCTGCTGGCCCATTGGATCGATACCGGGGTCATCCTCGGTGTGGTGGTGATCAACGCCTTGATCGGTTTTATTCAGGAAGGCCGGGCAGAACAGGCACTGGCCGGTATCCGTCGACTCCTGTCGGCCTCGGCCCGGGTCAGACGCGATGGCCGGTGGCAGGAGATCGAGGCGCAGACGCTGGTCCCCGGAGACATCGTCCGCCTGCGTTCCGGCGACCGGGTGCCGGCAGATCTGCGGTTGATCTCGACGATCAACCTGCTCGTCGAGGAATCGGCACTGACCGGTGAGTCCGAGGCCAGTCATAAGCAGCAGGAGTCGGTTGCCGCTACTGCCGCCCTTGGCGACCGTGCTTGCATGGCGTATTCCGGGACCATGGTGGTCGCCGGCCGGGGGGTTGGGGTGGTCACCGCCATCGGCGCCGACACGGAGATTGGGCGCATCAACCTGATGCTCGGCGAGGTGGAGAAGATCGCCACCCCGCTGACCCGGCAGATGAATCGTTTCGGTTCCATCCTGTCGTTTGCCATCGTCGGTTTGGCGCTGCTGTTGGTGGCGATCGGCCGGGTCATGCATGGGTATGCCTGGACGGAGCTTTTCTTTGCCGCCATCGGCTTTGCCGTTGCCGCCATCCCCGAAGGACTGCCGGCCATCCTGACCATTACCCTGGCCCTGGGGGTGCAGCGAATGGCCCGTCGCCGAGCCATTACCAGGAAACTCGACGCCATCGAGACGCTCGGTTCGGTGACGGTCATCTGCTCCGATAAAACCGGTACTCTGACCAAGAACGAGATGACGGTTCGGTCCGTGGTGACGACGGCGGACTCGTATGCGGTCGAAGGCTCCGGCTATGTGCCGCAGGGGACGATCATCCGGGACGACGATCCGGTGGCGCTCGAACAACACCCGGACCTGCAGGCAGTCATCGAGGTCCTGTCGTTGTGCAACGATGCCGAAATCCATGAACAGGACGGGCAGTGGCGGGTGATCGGCGAGCCCACCGAAGCGGCCATGCAGACTCTGGCCGGCAAAGCCGGTTTCACCGGTAACGGCTATCACCGTGTGGCAGTGGTGCCCTTCGAGTCGCACAACAAATATATGGCTACCTTGCACCGCTTTCCGGATGAGCGGCGCATGATCCTGGTCAAGGGAGCCCCGGATCGGATCCTTGAACGCTGCGGCGCGCAGCGTTCGGTGCAGGGAGAAACCGAACCGCTGGACCGGTCCTTCTGGGAGGAACAGGTCGATCAGTTGGGTCGACGCGGGTTGCGCGTGCTGGCTGCCGCCGCTCGACCGGTCGGACAGGAAAAGTCCACGCTGAGCAGCGATGATTTCGATCACGAACTGAGCTTTCTCGGCCTGGTCGGCATCATCGACCCGCCGCGTCCAGAGGCTGTTCGGGCCATCTCCTTGTGCCGACAGGCGGGAATCAAGGTGAAGATGATCACCGGCGATCATGCCGGAACGGCGCGTGCGATCGGCCGCGAAATGGGGCTCATCGACGGTGGTGGCGAGGAGCGGGTGGTGAGCGGGCCCGAACTGGAGAACGTCTCCGACGAGCGGCTGGTGGAGTTGGCCGGGACCTACGATATCTTCGCCCGCACCAGCCCGGAGCATAAGCTGCGGCTGGTCAAGGCGCTGCAGGCAATGGGCGAGGTGGTGGCCATGACCGGGGACGGCGTCAATGACGCCCCGGCTTTGAAACGCGCCGATGTAGGCGTGGCGATGGGGATCAAGGGGACGGAGGCGACCAAGGAGGCGGCGGATATCGTCCTGGCCGATGACAACTTCCTCTCCATCGAACAGGCGGTGGAAGAAGGGCGTACCATCTATGACAATTTACGTAAGGCCATTCTCTTCGTGCTGCCGACCAACGGCGCCGAGGGACTGGTGATGCTGGCGGCAGTGGCCTTCGGTCTGGTGCTGCCGTTGACCCCGGTGCAGATCCTCTGGGTCAACATGGTGACGGCCGTTACGCTTGGCCTGGCGCTGGCCTTTGAGCCCACTGAACCCGGTATCATGAATCGGCCGCCGCGACGGCCGGACGAGCCGATCCTCGGTTCACGCCTGATCTGGCGAATCGCGTTCGTTTCACTGCTCATCGGCAGCGCCACCATCGGCTCCTTCCTGTTTGTCCGTCTTGCTGGACTGTCTCTCGAACAGGCCCGGACCATGGCGGTTAATACACTGGTATTCGGTGAGATTTTTTATCTGCTCAATACCCGGTTCATTGATCAGTCGAGCCTGCGTTTGGACCTGTTTTCCTCCAATCCGGCGGTGTGGCTGACCATTGTTTTGCTGCTCGTTCTTCAGGCCCTCTTCACCTATGCTCCGATCATGCAGCTGTGGTTCGGATCGGCCGGACTAACCCTGCTCCATTGGCTAATCCCACTGGCTGTAGGGTTTTCGGTATTTTGCCTGGTGGAAGCGCAGAAGGCGGTGGATCGGTATCTGTTGAGTCGGTCGGCTGCGCCAGGCAATTGATCGTTTTTCAACTCGTCCGGATGCCGTGCACCTGGGTGCCGTTACGGGGGTGACTGCGGGCGGTTGCACGGCGGGCCGACGCGGACCGTTTCCCGTCGCTTCCCCGGTCGAAGATGTGTACGTTTGCGTTGGCTGAACCCTTTTTCATGATTTGTCCACTTCAGCCGGGCCTTCCTGGCTATCCTGGTGTGTCGCTGTATGGTGGCGGGACTGCAGTGACTCCCCCAGTTCGTCGATCCAGGTGTGGCTGGACAACTTCACGCCGCTCAGGTACGAGGCTCGTCCGATGAGGTGGGCGGCAACCGGGGTGGTGAACAGCAGCAGCAGGATGATCGAGGCGGCCCGCAGGGCGATGCCCAGTTCCTGAAAAACGACAGCCTCGGCGACAACCAGCAAACCCACCCCGAGGGTGCCGGCCTTGGTGGCGGCGTGCATTCGGGTCAGGGCATCGGGCAACCGGGCTACCCCGACAGCGGCCATGAGGCAGAAAAAGGCGCCGAACAGCAACAGGATCGAAGTTGCCAGCTCAGTCATGATCGTTCCCCTTGGGGCGAGTGGCAGTCCCGTGGGCCACGCGTTGGATGAAGCGGGCCAGGGCGATGGTGCCGAGAAAGGCGATACAAGCATAGGCGATGGCCACGTCGAGGTAGCTGATCTCTCCGGTGTGGATCGACAGGGTGACCAGAAACGCGACCACCAGCAGGGAAAGCAGGTCCATGGCGATAACCCGGTCGGCAGCGGTCGGCCCGATCGCCAGCCTTCCCAGGGCCAGTCCCATGCCGGCCAGCAGCAGCAGCATCGCCGCCTGGGTACTGAAAGTGAGCAAGCTCAGGTCGGCTGTCATGCGCGCATTACCTCCAGAACACGTCGTTCCAGGCCATTCTTGATGGCCTGGCGGGTCTGTTCGACATCATCGAGAAACATCACGTGGACGTAGAGCGTGGTTCGGTCCTCAGAGAGGTCGACGCTCAACGTGCCGGGCGTCAGGGATAGCAGGTTGGCGACGACGAAGATCTCCAGATCGGTCCGGGCCGCCAACGGCACCCCGATGATTCCCGGTCGATTGATGTGTCCCGGCGTGATGATATCCCACAATACTTTCAAATTGGAGACCAGCAGCTCAACCAGAAAGTAACCGATGAGGTTGATGGTCTTCGGCAGTTTCTTGAAGTAACTCGTTTCCTGGTAGAGTGGTTGGGAGAACCAGAGCGCCAGATA encodes the following:
- the selD gene encoding selenide, water dikinase SelD → MTPKDTRLTTTVKGAGUASKLAPGDLDRVLCGLDIPTDERVLIGIGTADDAGVYLISEDLALIQTVDFFTPIVDDPFSFGRIAAANALSDVYAMGGQPKTAMNIVAFPVQKLAIELLRDVLAGGMATLREAGVALIGGHSIEDDEFKYGLSVSGFVHPQRILANQGLRQGDLLILTKPLGTGIINTAIKGGLASEQTIRQVTEQMVRLNADAAAVMADFPISACTDVTGFGLLGHLAEMISGTTTAVRIDSDRVPLLAEAVEFARIGFVPAGAYRNKAFRQPLLNVSPTIDPILLDVLFDPQTSGGLLLGCPEAQAEALLARLQAAGVDRAAIIGGVVAGDKDQIIIS
- a CDS encoding FecCD family ABC transporter permease, with the protein product MHLDHGSLPTDYRAYIGRKVSFIVLLTVLLACSLVAAVSLGAARIPLTAVASALLGLQTDGQLNAIVWQIRLPQALAACAAGAGLAVAGAVMQSILRNPLGSPFTLGISHAAAFGAALAVMLLGGGTMTSGSVGAVTVTDPLLTTGSAFCSSLLAAALIIAITRLRGTTPEIMVLSGVALGSLFTAGTMFLQFFADDVQLAAMVFWTFGDTARASWTELGFIFLVLILCCLYFLLNSWNYNGIDSGDETAKSLGVRVERLRMTGMLLASLLTAVIIAFLGIIGFVGLIIPHLVRRIIGADHRFLLPASIIAGALLLLISDTVARMILLPHVLPVSVLTSFLGAPAFFWLIILRSRR
- a CDS encoding monovalent cation/H+ antiporter complex subunit F, whose product is MTADLSLLTFSTQAAMLLLLAGMGLALGRLAIGPTAADRVIAMDLLSLLVVAFLVTLSIHTGEISYLDVAIAYACIAFLGTIALARFIQRVAHGTATRPKGNDHD
- a CDS encoding cation-transporting P-type ATPase codes for the protein MAEKDHSAEKEKPPYARPVDKVLQHLESSEEGLSTSAVTQKAAAAGPNRLPEPPPESMLKRFLRQFHDLLIYVLLASAGITALLAHWIDTGVILGVVVINALIGFIQEGRAEQALAGIRRLLSASARVRRDGRWQEIEAQTLVPGDIVRLRSGDRVPADLRLISTINLLVEESALTGESEASHKQQESVAATAALGDRACMAYSGTMVVAGRGVGVVTAIGADTEIGRINLMLGEVEKIATPLTRQMNRFGSILSFAIVGLALLLVAIGRVMHGYAWTELFFAAIGFAVAAIPEGLPAILTITLALGVQRMARRRAITRKLDAIETLGSVTVICSDKTGTLTKNEMTVRSVVTTADSYAVEGSGYVPQGTIIRDDDPVALEQHPDLQAVIEVLSLCNDAEIHEQDGQWRVIGEPTEAAMQTLAGKAGFTGNGYHRVAVVPFESHNKYMATLHRFPDERRMILVKGAPDRILERCGAQRSVQGETEPLDRSFWEEQVDQLGRRGLRVLAAAARPVGQEKSTLSSDDFDHELSFLGLVGIIDPPRPEAVRAISLCRQAGIKVKMITGDHAGTARAIGREMGLIDGGGEERVVSGPELENVSDERLVELAGTYDIFARTSPEHKLRLVKALQAMGEVVAMTGDGVNDAPALKRADVGVAMGIKGTEATKEAADIVLADDNFLSIEQAVEEGRTIYDNLRKAILFVLPTNGAEGLVMLAAVAFGLVLPLTPVQILWVNMVTAVTLGLALAFEPTEPGIMNRPPRRPDEPILGSRLIWRIAFVSLLIGSATIGSFLFVRLAGLSLEQARTMAVNTLVFGEIFYLLNTRFIDQSSLRLDLFSSNPAVWLTIVLLLVLQALFTYAPIMQLWFGSAGLTLLHWLIPLAVGFSVFCLVEAQKAVDRYLLSRSAAPGN
- the mnhG gene encoding monovalent cation/H(+) antiporter subunit G codes for the protein MTELATSILLLFGAFFCLMAAVGVARLPDALTRMHAATKAGTLGVGLLVVAEAVVFQELGIALRAASIILLLLFTTPVAAHLIGRASYLSGVKLSSHTWIDELGESLQSRHHTATHQDSQEGPAEVDKS
- a CDS encoding iron ABC transporter substrate-binding protein, whose product is MLTRLLPHLVLCLLLLPSLLQARMVTDAMGRVVEVPDHVERVIGSGSGCLRLLAFLQAIDVVVAVDDIETKRRTFDARPYALAHPELKALPVFGQFRGHDNPELILSLSPQPQVIFKTASTAGHDPVELQAKTGIPVVVLDYGDLVAKRQLFYDSLRLIGTVLQRQERAEAVITFFETAITDLQQRSLIGGSEQRPSVYLGGVAYRGPHGFVSTEPSYPPFRFVNAYNRAAGDDQEAHLPAHSTVAKEQIIAWDPDILFLDLSTLQMGDQAGGLFELKNDPAYRTLTAVRHGTVYGVLPYNWYTTNYGSLLANSYFIGTLLHPEGFADIDPRQKADEIYHFLVGKSVFAEMDRLFGNLAYRPVPLTDN
- the yedF gene encoding sulfurtransferase-like selenium metabolism protein YedF, with the protein product MHKTLDARQLACPGPVLQVKEALEAGPVKTMEVVVDNEAARENVSRFLQSRGFTVEASMRGEDLIVAAHRAEAARQDIPLDAGERGSSPVSSAARKIMVVVAADAMGRGDHALGTKLLINYVKTLKEMGPDLWRLVFINGGVTLTVTGSPVLDELRAYERSGVVILACGTCLEHFGLTADKQVGQTTNMLDIVTAMQLADSVITIG
- a CDS encoding Na+/H+ antiporter subunit E, translating into MNLFVLNIGFAVVFTTLLGRGTIISFLVGFFIGYLALWFSQPLYQETSYFKKLPKTINLIGYFLVELLVSNLKVLWDIITPGHINRPGIIGVPLAARTDLEIFVVANLLSLTPGTLSVDLSEDRTTLYVHVMFLDDVEQTRQAIKNGLERRVLEVMRA